The genomic window GATAGTCACACATCCGTAATCATCGGTAGAAAATAGTTTTCGTATTTTTACAGGAGTAGCTGTAATTCCAACAATTACTACGGTCACGCCAGCGTTGTGACTGGCCAGATTTGCCCATTTGAAGCTCGTGTGGGCAAATATAATCTCATGCTTTGTATCAAAAATAAGCGGCCAGAGAGTCTCCACCTGTCGTCCCTGGCAAATTGAATTGGTCGATACGAATGCTGCTGCGGAGTTTGTGTGAGTTCCGTAGTCCGCTGCCTTTATGAACCAACCTGAAACATAGTCGAGAGAACCCCAATTTTTAGTCCGTGCCTCGAAGATATGCTGCAAGTCTTCTTTTTGTTCCGTGGTTTGCCACTGGCTCCCTTTATAAGGCGGATTCCCACAAATATAAGTCTCCCCGCCCTCATTCTCAAACTCAATTTCCGCCTCATCTCGCATTTCCCCCCACAAATCCAAATCCTCACGCTGCACCGTGACCCCCTTACCCGTAGGCGGACAAAGACTCAACCAATCCAACCGCAAGGCATTCCCACAAGTAATCCAATTGTCAGCTTTTAGCGGCAAAAACTCCAACAAAGCCAACTGCGGCCCCCGATACAACACATCACATTGAAACTCCGCAATAATCAACGCCAACCGCGCAATCTCCGTGGCAAAATGACGAATCTCAATCCCCCGAAAATTGGTTAAAGGAATCTCAGAAGGGCGAGTTAGTTCACCCAGCAACTCATTAATTTTTGCCTCAATTTTCCGCATCTCCTTATAGGCAATCACCAAAAAATTCCCCGATCCACAAGCCGGATCAAACACCCGAATTCTGGCCATCCGTTCCCGCAAATTCTGCAACTTCCGAGGATGAGTTCCCGCTGCTTCTAATTGCTCCCGTAAATCATCCAAAAACAACGGATTCAGCACTTTGAGGATATTCGGCACACTGGTATAGTGCATCCCCAAAGCGCCGCGTTCCTCCTCATCCGCCACCGCCTGAATCATCGACCCAAAAATATCAGGATTAATCCGCTTCCAGTCCAAATTACCCACATGAAGCAGATACGATCGCGCAATCTTGCTAAAACGCGGCACCTCCAGACTCCCAGAAAACAGCCCCCCATTCACATAAGGAAACCGATCCGCCCAATTGCGAATCCCTGCCTCCTCTCGCTTCTTCAGGGGAGTGTTCATCGCCCGAAACACCTCCGAAATCACCTCATGGGTATTAGAAGCATCCGGCGCACTCATCTGGGTAATAGTCGCCGTAAACAACCCCTCACTATGGAAAATATTCGTATCCTCAGCAAAAAAACAGAAAATCAGCCGCGCCATGAAATGGTTAAACATCTCACGGTGTTCCGCCCGATCCCAGTCCGGATTCTGCTTGAGTAACTCCATATAAAGCCGATTCAGACGACCCGTTGCCTTGATATCAAAGGCATTTTCCCGGATTTGCCGCACCGTGGTAATCCCCGCCAAAGGCAAGAAAAACCCAAAATGGTCCGCAAACTCTGGGTAATCACAGGCAACGGTTTCCCCATCCGCCAAATTTTCCGCCTCAAAACTTTTGCCATCGGTTGCCAGGATAAACTTAACCTTGTAGCGAGTCGTAGCGGGACTCTCACGCAATGCTGTCAAGGTGGCAGTCACTTCCCCTTCTGGACAAACCTGCAAATGGATATTATTGCGCTGAAGCACCCCCCCGGGTAAATCCGATGGATTGAAATTACCGCTTTTCAGCCGCTTGATTGTCGTCGCCTTGTTCCCAAACGCTTCCAGGAAAGCAAACGGAAACCCTTCCGGGTCAAAAGGGGCTTCGGCTAACTGGGAAACGGCTTCTTCGATTTCAACTGCATTCATAATGACAAGTAAAAAAGACTGTGATTATATCTCAAATGGGTGAATAAACAAGAATGCTTTGATCCGGTGTCGATCGCCCCAAACCGCCTTAAAAACGCCAATCGGCTTTTGGGAATTTTGCACCCCTGTCTAATCATTCATTTCTTGGCGTAAGGCGGCAATTTCCTCGAAACTCAATCCAGTAGCTTGGGCGATCGCCTCATCATTCAGTTGACCCAATAAGTTGCGCGCCACGTCACGTTTTCCTTGT from Laspinema palackyanum D2c includes these protein-coding regions:
- a CDS encoding class I SAM-dependent DNA methyltransferase, with amino-acid sequence MNAVEIEEAVSQLAEAPFDPEGFPFAFLEAFGNKATTIKRLKSGNFNPSDLPGGVLQRNNIHLQVCPEGEVTATLTALRESPATTRYKVKFILATDGKSFEAENLADGETVACDYPEFADHFGFFLPLAGITTVRQIRENAFDIKATGRLNRLYMELLKQNPDWDRAEHREMFNHFMARLIFCFFAEDTNIFHSEGLFTATITQMSAPDASNTHEVISEVFRAMNTPLKKREEAGIRNWADRFPYVNGGLFSGSLEVPRFSKIARSYLLHVGNLDWKRINPDIFGSMIQAVADEEERGALGMHYTSVPNILKVLNPLFLDDLREQLEAAGTHPRKLQNLRERMARIRVFDPACGSGNFLVIAYKEMRKIEAKINELLGELTRPSEIPLTNFRGIEIRHFATEIARLALIIAEFQCDVLYRGPQLALLEFLPLKADNWITCGNALRLDWLSLCPPTGKGVTVQREDLDLWGEMRDEAEIEFENEGGETYICGNPPYKGSQWQTTEQKEDLQHIFEARTKNWGSLDYVSGWFIKAADYGTHTNSAAAFVSTNSICQGRQVETLWPLIFDTKHEIIFAHTSFKWANLASHNAGVTVVIVGITATPVKIRKLFSTDDYGCVTIKEAININAYLAAAANIVVKKANEPLSSIGEMYFGNMANDGGFLILSASEAKQATNQFGVDLSYIRPFLGSQEFIRGLERRCIWVLDSDQSKATQNEWLNERFKSVKQQRFKSNRATTKQLATIPFRFGEVRQIGTETVLIVPSVSSESREYLPVGYCPSGTIVSNLAFALFDAPLWNMALIASRLHLVWIATVCGKLKTDFRYSNTLGWNTFPVPTLTEQNKIDLTRCAEEILLAREHYFPATIADMYDRDRMDSEFPLVREAHDRNDEILERIYIGRRFKNDTERLEKLFEMYSKMTTQQKPGKKSAQGKKAK